In one Lujinxingia vulgaris genomic region, the following are encoded:
- a CDS encoding hydroxymethylglutaryl-CoA lyase produces the protein MDAEIRFFEVGPRDGLQNESRVLSCEDRAAMIEGLVDAGVRDVEIGSFVHPRWVPQMAQTDEVARQIRRVEGVRYWALVPNLKGLERAAAADVQHVAVFMSATEAHNQSNLNRSLDESLAALKRTTEAAVAQGMVVRAYISTVFGCPFEGDVDFERVLEIGEELLANGAEHLSLGDTIGAGTPLQVAEGCAQAVERFGEDRVALHLHDTQGLAVANALLAYQAGVRLFDGAVGGMGGCPYAPGAAGNLASEDLVNLMLSMGARVDADLGGLCEVTDWLSQEVGLNTRSRYYPYWRSQQEQDT, from the coding sequence ATGGACGCAGAGATTCGATTTTTTGAGGTGGGCCCGCGTGACGGGCTGCAGAATGAGTCGCGGGTGCTCTCGTGTGAGGATCGCGCGGCGATGATCGAGGGGCTGGTCGACGCCGGGGTGCGCGACGTGGAGATCGGCAGCTTTGTGCATCCGCGCTGGGTGCCGCAGATGGCGCAGACCGATGAGGTCGCCCGTCAGATTCGTCGGGTGGAGGGGGTGCGCTACTGGGCGCTGGTGCCCAACCTCAAAGGGTTGGAGCGGGCGGCCGCGGCCGATGTGCAGCATGTGGCGGTGTTTATGTCGGCTACCGAGGCGCATAACCAGTCCAACCTCAACCGCTCTCTCGATGAGAGTCTGGCGGCGCTCAAACGCACTACCGAGGCGGCGGTGGCTCAGGGGATGGTGGTGCGAGCTTATATTTCGACCGTTTTTGGTTGCCCTTTTGAGGGGGATGTCGACTTTGAGCGGGTGCTCGAGATTGGCGAGGAGCTTCTGGCCAACGGGGCCGAACATCTCTCGCTGGGCGATACGATTGGCGCGGGTACGCCGCTGCAGGTAGCTGAGGGATGCGCGCAGGCCGTGGAGCGATTTGGCGAGGATCGGGTCGCGCTGCACCTGCACGATACGCAGGGGCTGGCGGTGGCCAACGCGCTGCTTGCTTATCAGGCCGGTGTGCGTCTTTTTGACGGCGCGGTGGGTGGTATGGGCGGCTGCCCTTACGCCCCGGGTGCGGCGGGCAACCTGGCCAGCGAGGATCTCGTCAACTTGATGCTCTCGATGGGCGCGCGGGTCGACGCCGATTTAGGTGGTCTCTGTGAGGTCACCGATTGGCTCTCGCAAGAGGTCGGCCTGAACACCCGCTCGCGCTACTACCCTTACTGGCGGTCTCAACAGGAGCAGGACACGTGA
- a CDS encoding polyprenyl synthetase family protein — protein sequence MTTTEQAFRELTKAHMGQVLSCIAEAVDAAGLTGSTLGQMLDYHMETGGKRLRAMLPLAVAGALGKEAKALVGFGAACELIHNATLVHDDLQDGDEVRRGQPTVWKKYGQAQAINLGDAMLYLAPICLESVKASPGARQRVLARVFRDVLKVIDGQEREFALQARSSDDIDQEAYRRMVRGKTSGLFALPMAGAAELCEAPVEVVEALEEAAGHLGVLFQIQDDILDLYGEKGRDQAGSDLREGKISALVVAFWQRANDADRRRLMQLLRADRRASSDAEVGWAIDAFREQGALSDCLAEIETLRGQALASAAFSAYPDLRRLLEGMAQIFLAPIGDIMESVG from the coding sequence GTGACGACGACGGAGCAGGCATTTCGAGAGCTGACGAAGGCCCATATGGGGCAGGTGTTAAGCTGCATCGCCGAGGCGGTGGATGCGGCTGGACTGACCGGATCGACGCTGGGGCAGATGCTCGACTACCATATGGAGACCGGCGGAAAGCGGCTGCGCGCGATGCTCCCGCTGGCGGTTGCCGGGGCGCTCGGTAAGGAGGCCAAGGCGCTGGTGGGGTTCGGGGCGGCCTGTGAGCTGATTCATAACGCCACGCTTGTGCATGACGATCTTCAGGACGGCGATGAGGTGCGGCGCGGGCAGCCCACGGTCTGGAAGAAGTACGGGCAGGCTCAGGCGATCAACCTGGGCGATGCGATGCTTTATCTGGCGCCGATCTGCCTGGAGTCGGTGAAGGCATCGCCGGGGGCACGTCAGCGGGTGTTGGCCCGGGTTTTTCGCGATGTGCTCAAGGTGATCGACGGCCAGGAGCGCGAGTTTGCGCTGCAGGCGCGCTCTTCCGACGACATCGATCAGGAGGCCTACCGGCGTATGGTGCGAGGGAAGACCAGTGGTCTTTTTGCGCTTCCGATGGCCGGTGCCGCCGAGCTTTGTGAGGCGCCTGTTGAGGTGGTCGAGGCTTTGGAGGAGGCCGCCGGGCACCTGGGCGTGCTCTTCCAGATCCAGGACGACATCCTGGATCTTTACGGGGAGAAGGGGCGTGATCAGGCGGGGAGCGATCTGCGCGAGGGCAAAATTTCAGCGCTTGTGGTGGCCTTCTGGCAGCGCGCAAATGACGCGGATCGTCGTCGGTTGATGCAACTTTTGCGCGCCGATCGCCGCGCCAGCAGTGATGCCGAGGTGGGCTGGGCGATCGACGCGTTCCGTGAGCAGGGGGCGCTGTCGGACTGTCTGGCTGAGATCGAAACGCTGCGAGGACAAGCGCTTGCCAGTGCGGCGTTTTCGGCGTATCCCGACCTTCGCCGACTTCTGGAAGGTATGGCACAGATCTTCCTTGCACCGATCGGCGATATTATGGAGTCCGTCGGCTGA
- a CDS encoding thermonuclease family protein, producing MRRSPATLTVVLLLAGLLCVGAGCDVVERARQSVQTWQSSGSGNAPGPAGRLEPAGELQPAELREGAVVDGDTLRLVGFDKSVRVLCLDSEEALRGEELERAEADWEGYQEERKGDGPFTRSYGTFVGNEATTWAREFFEGRSEVFVEYASERHTRDFFGRHLAHIWAKDSAGKWINYGVEAVRAGWSPYATEYGHCDAYRAHFEEAQRQAQKAQRGIWRSGQRGYDDYPQRFEEWAPRARQISLFRERLADHPEVIELGTDTAMARLRLKLGERVVVFGSVDRYSPRGRPPKLYLRHRYREELMVQAPGPVRFSDMTKSDFEQREFVYVEGRVEMFRGEPIVVIDAGSFVRSGDDPPELSR from the coding sequence ATGCGAAGAAGCCCCGCGACGCTAACAGTAGTTTTGTTACTCGCGGGGCTTCTCTGTGTGGGGGCGGGCTGTGATGTGGTGGAGCGGGCGCGCCAGTCGGTGCAGACCTGGCAGAGCTCCGGGAGCGGGAATGCGCCGGGGCCGGCGGGGAGGCTTGAGCCCGCTGGCGAGCTTCAACCCGCGGAGCTTCGGGAGGGCGCGGTGGTCGACGGCGACACCCTGCGCCTGGTCGGCTTTGATAAGAGCGTGCGCGTTCTGTGTCTGGACAGCGAAGAAGCGCTGCGCGGCGAGGAGCTTGAGCGGGCCGAAGCGGACTGGGAGGGGTATCAGGAGGAGCGCAAGGGGGACGGCCCCTTCACGCGCAGCTACGGTACTTTCGTGGGCAATGAGGCCACGACCTGGGCGCGGGAGTTCTTTGAGGGGCGGAGCGAGGTTTTTGTCGAGTACGCCTCCGAGCGTCACACGCGCGATTTTTTCGGGCGGCATCTGGCGCATATCTGGGCCAAAGACTCTGCGGGCAAGTGGATCAACTACGGCGTGGAGGCGGTGCGCGCGGGCTGGTCGCCCTATGCCACCGAGTACGGTCATTGCGACGCTTATCGCGCGCATTTTGAAGAGGCGCAGCGCCAGGCGCAGAAGGCTCAGCGCGGCATCTGGCGCTCGGGTCAACGGGGCTACGATGACTATCCGCAGCGTTTTGAAGAGTGGGCGCCGCGTGCGCGACAGATTTCGCTTTTTCGCGAGCGTCTGGCCGACCACCCCGAGGTGATTGAGCTGGGCACGGATACGGCCATGGCGCGCCTTCGGCTCAAACTTGGGGAGCGGGTGGTGGTGTTCGGGTCTGTCGATCGATATTCGCCGCGCGGGCGGCCGCCCAAGCTCTACCTTCGTCACCGCTACCGCGAGGAGTTGATGGTGCAGGCTCCGGGGCCGGTGCGCTTTTCTGACATGACGAAGTCGGATTTCGAGCAGCGTGAGTTTGTGTACGTGGAGGGGCGGGTGGAGATGTTTCGGGGGGAACCAATTGTGGTGATCGACGCGGGAAGTTTTGTTCGGTCGGGCGATGATCCGCCGGAGCTTTCGCGTTGA
- a CDS encoding helicase-associated domain-containing protein — translation MRPDRPSTSGPLGAEELRSLLERGYADTSVRFLARAWRCQPEAETLIAAVDDTSLRPLDPASLTELERAVFWLLQERGGRARGENLRRDLLLRGFGESEPTLASLIAAGLLIPIPAAADHDCDIEVLLERGSFLQHDLALTPATLANLDATPDALNIDVPTFNDVTIEPTVSSVDDLELNLLHLASLIRRDPLKLNKDGTPNRRSLARAARGISMPGQLGEVAGDLDLHDPQQLDYLTFLAALGRELGILGPDGDRYRTGDAALAEHFHAPGPERDRRLGEALQRLRYWNEVESVRLAEMTLRGADDQHFSQRESTGEPLIGARGFVLSVLRRASVREWASVAAITELCTQIDRQYLDRTLSKMAGQCEPAQFIDAMIERTLSWSGLMQFGRTDDNQRVARLSPRGARALGLEGSEIPAPQGGCLIVQPNFEVMVFLDNAPVSVLHELYRVGERRKLSDRVATFQLAAESVQRGYSLGASATALVKLLNTFGHTPVPEAVAFQLNDWERVHQRLTIHRQGVLLRHPDPERFDMIIGQLEHDLRESNHRAIRLGARDAFVTTAEHDAIRRAAEAHPSLSLSSTGAPSRTLYFVDPLVVMADPYELDVVTQVELGYLTDVLEDESSPRSRFFALNMEKIRTRFPDEPLNQIVAFLDARCPGGLPTGQALRLQAELDRPARAHLAEQLIVLSFEDRLSADRFAGLEEAPDLIERRLGQLHFVIAADARDLLDEILEETGLTLAKSPFDRDE, via the coding sequence ATGCGACCTGACCGGCCCTCAACCTCTGGCCCGCTTGGCGCCGAGGAGCTTCGCAGCCTGCTGGAGCGTGGTTACGCCGACACCAGCGTACGGTTTCTGGCCCGCGCCTGGCGCTGCCAGCCCGAGGCTGAAACCCTGATCGCGGCCGTCGATGACACCAGCCTGCGACCTCTCGATCCCGCCTCACTCACCGAGCTTGAGCGCGCGGTCTTCTGGCTCTTGCAGGAGCGCGGCGGCCGCGCCCGCGGCGAGAACCTCCGCCGCGACCTGCTTCTGCGGGGTTTTGGAGAATCCGAGCCCACCCTGGCCTCCCTTATCGCCGCGGGCCTGCTTATCCCCATTCCGGCTGCCGCCGATCACGACTGCGACATCGAGGTGCTGCTCGAGCGCGGCTCCTTTTTGCAGCATGATCTGGCGCTGACCCCGGCCACCCTGGCCAACCTCGACGCCACGCCCGATGCCCTCAACATCGACGTCCCCACCTTCAACGATGTGACCATCGAGCCCACCGTCAGCTCCGTCGATGATCTGGAGCTCAACCTTTTGCATCTGGCCTCGCTGATCCGTCGCGACCCGCTCAAGCTCAACAAAGACGGCACCCCCAACCGCCGCTCTCTGGCGCGCGCTGCCCGCGGCATCAGCATGCCCGGCCAACTCGGCGAGGTCGCCGGCGACCTTGATCTTCACGATCCCCAGCAGCTCGACTACCTCACCTTCCTGGCTGCCCTGGGCCGTGAGCTGGGCATCCTGGGCCCCGACGGCGATCGTTACCGCACCGGTGACGCCGCCTTAGCGGAGCACTTTCATGCCCCCGGCCCCGAGCGCGATCGCCGCCTTGGCGAGGCGCTCCAGCGCCTGCGTTATTGGAACGAAGTCGAGAGCGTGCGCCTGGCCGAGATGACCCTGCGCGGCGCCGACGACCAGCACTTCTCCCAGCGAGAGTCCACCGGTGAACCGCTGATCGGCGCGCGCGGCTTTGTGCTCTCGGTGCTACGGCGGGCCTCGGTGCGCGAATGGGCCTCGGTGGCCGCGATCACCGAGCTCTGCACCCAGATCGACCGTCAGTACCTCGACCGCACCCTCTCGAAGATGGCCGGCCAGTGCGAGCCGGCGCAGTTCATCGACGCGATGATCGAGCGTACCTTAAGCTGGTCGGGGCTCATGCAATTCGGGCGCACCGACGACAACCAGCGCGTCGCCCGTCTCTCGCCGCGCGGTGCCCGTGCGCTCGGTCTGGAGGGCTCGGAGATCCCCGCCCCGCAGGGCGGCTGCCTGATCGTGCAACCCAACTTCGAGGTGATGGTCTTTCTCGATAACGCCCCGGTCTCGGTGCTCCATGAGCTCTACCGGGTGGGCGAACGCCGCAAACTCTCCGATCGCGTCGCCACCTTCCAGCTCGCTGCAGAGTCGGTGCAACGCGGCTATTCGCTGGGCGCCAGCGCCACAGCGCTCGTCAAGCTGCTCAACACCTTCGGACACACTCCCGTGCCCGAGGCTGTGGCCTTCCAGCTCAACGACTGGGAGCGCGTCCATCAGCGCCTGACCATCCACCGCCAGGGCGTGCTCCTTCGCCACCCCGATCCCGAGCGCTTCGATATGATCATCGGGCAGCTCGAACACGATCTTCGCGAGAGCAACCACCGCGCCATCCGCCTGGGCGCCCGCGACGCCTTTGTCACCACCGCCGAGCACGACGCCATCCGACGTGCCGCCGAGGCGCACCCCTCGCTCTCGCTCAGCTCCACCGGCGCCCCCTCGCGCACCCTCTACTTCGTCGACCCGCTGGTGGTCATGGCCGACCCTTACGAGCTCGACGTCGTCACCCAGGTCGAGCTCGGCTACCTGACCGACGTCCTCGAAGATGAGTCGTCCCCGCGCTCGCGCTTCTTCGCGCTCAACATGGAGAAGATCCGCACGCGCTTCCCCGACGAGCCCTTAAACCAGATCGTGGCCTTCCTCGACGCGCGCTGCCCCGGGGGGCTTCCCACCGGTCAGGCGCTCCGCCTGCAGGCTGAGCTCGACCGCCCCGCCCGCGCCCACCTCGCCGAGCAGCTCATCGTCTTGAGTTTCGAAGACCGCCTCAGCGCCGACCGCTTCGCCGGCCTGGAAGAAGCCCCCGACCTCATCGAGCGCCGCCTCGGGCAGCTGCACTTTGTCATCGCCGCCGACGCCCGCGATCTCCTCGATGAGATCCTCGAAGAAACCGGTCTGACGCTCGCCAAGAGCCCGTTTGACCGCGACGAATAA
- a CDS encoding serine/threonine-protein kinase, with product MSPAPAQLPEVGDLIAGRYRIIRELGRGGYGVVYQARQEAIARDVALKFLHPEVAHNEREVERFRREVFHASGLHHRHTITLFDYGQTPRGLLYVAMELLIGENLRERVLRRGPVSLEQGNQLLEQLLGSLEEAHERQLVHRDLKPENIFLCDTPPGAPLDIKVLDFGLSKFIGDPGATLYRGPSLTADGEVCGTPQYMSPEHAYGEPVGPPGDVYAVGLVLYEALIGKPAFDGPNPMDILLKQVKEPLPALPEEIATTALGRFIERATRKEVRGRFADARSALSWFLARESPGEQTPGSQPALARLARSAPSAGLQDSESLPGTEPTNPAPPDLPLNPFAPTERDLAPRAPEQPSPEPHPEAAPSAPTPRSALAEFDLRAAQLPLLGRHAALDALERWYESAALNGGLFVISGESGQGKSTLVETWQLRQQATQPALPLFGQCRRRGAPLEALRRAFEPLTDARRSAEPTLGQRLHEALDALASSSQNTSAYAATAVIHPLHQVIHALFRFSERSALLLILEDVHYADPLSRRLIDQLLENLSQQPRPIALVFTARSQRHVARWLQSGAARVAHHHLDRLPDATMGELLHRLAPPAGGLERDLLDLAGGNPALLIHIVRHLLETEQLQASERSGVFDLQDPSVALSSLVPPDLQQLVITRAERLLRDHPQEPRLRALLHRVVLFGDRFKAATLARAIHADGQPELATHIGPLLEMFHEVGLLRREGNTDDSPHYAFVQPLHRASLLRMVESIDDWRAFHNHAARALIEAEPSPDAAHCEAVAEHLERSAQRERALPWWLRAAAEAECEHRVHEALRLLRRAEPQIIGTRNIDHASLSALRLQQGRLYHQAGEFGPAEDALREAISHAESADHVANEAQAREHLAEIVRLQGHLDEAEALLTRTSELCVVLDDRAGLRRVLLGQADLARFRGRYDRARHDLEMVRQAAHLEGDPGAEVDATLALSRCAYASGELRQAWSLVGEALDLAQRIGDHRAHALALIEASQICMIVDGLERSEALARQAMNAARHYGDVLAMANANLSLALCFRRSTHLDRSADHLRRARELHERLGHLYGVAKDLLLEAELHWLRGDIDRARQLADDAVKLHEDLDDRHGWALSTIFRALFRIEGGQPDRAIEFLNDVIGLQEHLGLGLYGPQLNFYLGMALEAQANIDAALNHYIKAQQQARSMGHREMISLSTISIVKLKLILGDFDDAREEIPEATRQAERTGHAYANMFALLGTALLAHIDQDSPLLREALARLRPYIHVPHAPDLRLDQRLGGMQRLLDTLPETLERQQLRRALTEIIASLSTR from the coding sequence GTGAGCCCTGCCCCAGCGCAATTACCCGAGGTCGGGGACCTCATCGCCGGTCGCTACCGCATCATCCGTGAGCTCGGCCGCGGCGGCTACGGCGTCGTCTACCAGGCTCGCCAGGAAGCCATCGCCCGCGATGTGGCGCTGAAGTTTCTTCATCCCGAGGTCGCTCACAACGAGCGTGAGGTCGAGCGTTTTCGCCGCGAAGTCTTCCACGCCAGTGGCCTGCACCATCGTCACACCATCACGCTCTTTGACTACGGCCAGACCCCGCGCGGGCTGCTCTACGTGGCCATGGAGCTGCTCATCGGCGAAAACCTGCGCGAGCGGGTCTTACGCCGCGGCCCAGTAAGTCTGGAGCAGGGAAACCAGCTCCTCGAACAACTTCTGGGAAGCCTGGAGGAGGCCCATGAGCGTCAGCTGGTGCACCGGGACCTCAAACCCGAAAACATCTTCCTCTGCGACACCCCGCCCGGCGCTCCTCTCGACATCAAAGTGTTGGACTTCGGGCTGAGCAAGTTCATCGGCGACCCGGGCGCGACCCTCTACCGCGGCCCCTCCCTGACCGCCGACGGCGAGGTCTGCGGCACCCCTCAGTACATGTCGCCGGAGCACGCGTATGGCGAGCCTGTGGGCCCCCCGGGCGACGTCTACGCGGTGGGACTGGTCCTCTACGAAGCCCTCATCGGAAAACCCGCCTTCGATGGCCCCAACCCGATGGACATCCTGCTCAAGCAGGTCAAAGAACCTCTGCCCGCCCTCCCCGAAGAGATCGCCACAACGGCCCTGGGACGCTTTATCGAGCGGGCCACACGCAAAGAAGTTCGCGGCCGCTTTGCCGATGCGCGCTCTGCGCTCAGCTGGTTTCTCGCCCGGGAGAGCCCCGGAGAGCAGACCCCGGGCTCCCAGCCCGCGCTCGCCCGCCTGGCACGCAGCGCCCCATCGGCGGGCCTGCAGGACTCCGAGTCGCTCCCCGGCACCGAGCCCACAAACCCCGCCCCGCCGGATCTTCCGCTCAATCCTTTCGCCCCCACCGAGCGCGATCTGGCGCCCCGCGCTCCCGAGCAACCTTCGCCCGAGCCACACCCCGAGGCCGCCCCGAGCGCACCAACACCTCGATCCGCGCTGGCCGAATTCGATCTTCGCGCCGCGCAACTTCCGCTGCTGGGCCGCCACGCCGCGCTCGATGCGCTGGAGCGCTGGTATGAATCCGCCGCCCTCAACGGCGGGCTCTTCGTCATTAGCGGTGAGTCCGGGCAGGGCAAGAGCACGCTGGTGGAGACCTGGCAACTTCGCCAGCAGGCCACTCAGCCCGCCCTCCCCCTCTTCGGTCAGTGCCGCAGACGCGGCGCTCCGCTGGAGGCGCTTCGCCGCGCCTTTGAGCCCCTCACCGACGCCCGACGCAGCGCCGAGCCCACGCTTGGGCAGCGTCTTCACGAAGCCCTGGACGCGCTCGCGTCGAGCTCGCAAAACACCTCGGCATATGCGGCGACCGCCGTCATTCACCCGCTGCACCAGGTGATTCACGCCCTCTTTCGCTTCAGCGAGCGCAGCGCGTTGCTGCTGATCCTGGAGGATGTTCACTACGCCGACCCGCTCAGTCGACGCCTGATCGATCAGCTCCTCGAGAACCTCTCCCAGCAGCCCCGCCCCATCGCGCTGGTGTTCACCGCGCGCTCGCAGCGCCACGTCGCTCGCTGGCTTCAAAGCGGCGCGGCACGCGTGGCACACCATCACCTCGATCGCCTCCCCGACGCTACGATGGGCGAGCTCCTCCATCGCCTCGCCCCACCGGCCGGGGGCCTGGAGCGCGATCTTCTCGATCTGGCCGGCGGCAACCCCGCGCTGCTCATTCACATCGTGCGCCATCTGCTCGAGACCGAGCAGCTGCAGGCCTCGGAGCGCTCCGGCGTCTTCGATCTTCAGGATCCCTCGGTGGCGCTCTCCTCACTGGTGCCGCCGGATCTTCAACAGCTTGTGATCACTCGCGCCGAGCGCCTGCTGCGCGACCACCCGCAGGAGCCCCGGCTTCGCGCGCTGCTGCACCGGGTGGTGCTCTTTGGCGATCGCTTCAAAGCAGCCACGCTCGCCCGCGCGATTCACGCCGATGGCCAGCCCGAGCTCGCAACGCACATCGGACCGCTACTCGAGATGTTCCACGAAGTGGGCCTCCTGCGGCGCGAGGGAAACACCGACGACTCACCGCACTACGCCTTTGTTCAACCCCTGCACCGCGCCTCGCTGCTGCGCATGGTGGAGAGCATCGACGACTGGCGCGCCTTTCATAACCACGCAGCCCGCGCACTGATCGAGGCCGAGCCGTCGCCGGACGCCGCGCACTGCGAGGCGGTCGCCGAGCACCTGGAGCGAAGCGCGCAGCGCGAGCGCGCACTCCCCTGGTGGCTGCGCGCCGCCGCCGAAGCCGAGTGTGAACATCGGGTACACGAGGCGCTGCGCCTGCTGCGACGGGCGGAGCCGCAGATCATCGGCACACGCAACATCGACCATGCCTCACTCAGCGCGCTGCGCCTCCAACAGGGGCGCCTCTACCACCAGGCCGGCGAGTTCGGTCCGGCGGAAGACGCCCTGCGCGAGGCGATCTCCCACGCTGAGAGCGCCGACCACGTCGCCAACGAAGCCCAGGCCCGCGAGCACCTCGCCGAGATCGTGCGCCTGCAGGGCCACCTCGATGAAGCCGAGGCGCTGCTCACGCGAACCTCTGAGCTCTGCGTCGTCCTCGATGATCGCGCCGGGCTGCGCCGCGTGCTCCTGGGGCAGGCCGACCTCGCGCGCTTTCGCGGCCGCTACGACCGCGCTCGCCATGATCTTGAGATGGTCCGCCAGGCCGCCCACCTTGAGGGCGATCCGGGCGCCGAGGTCGACGCCACACTCGCGCTCTCACGCTGCGCCTACGCCAGCGGAGAGTTGCGCCAGGCCTGGAGCCTGGTCGGCGAAGCCCTCGACCTCGCTCAACGCATCGGTGATCACCGCGCTCACGCGCTGGCGCTGATCGAAGCATCTCAAATCTGCATGATCGTCGACGGCCTGGAGCGCAGCGAAGCCCTGGCCCGCCAGGCGATGAACGCCGCCCGCCATTACGGCGACGTGCTCGCCATGGCCAACGCAAACTTAAGTCTCGCACTGTGTTTTCGCCGCTCTACCCACCTCGACCGCAGCGCCGACCACCTTCGCCGCGCCCGCGAGCTCCACGAACGCCTGGGGCATCTCTACGGTGTGGCCAAAGATCTTTTGTTGGAGGCCGAACTGCACTGGCTTCGCGGCGACATCGATCGCGCCCGCCAGCTGGCCGACGACGCGGTCAAGCTCCATGAAGATCTCGACGACCGGCACGGCTGGGCGCTCTCAACGATCTTCCGCGCGCTCTTTCGCATCGAGGGCGGCCAGCCCGACCGCGCCATCGAGTTTCTCAACGACGTCATCGGTCTTCAGGAACATCTGGGGCTGGGACTCTACGGCCCCCAGCTCAACTTCTACCTGGGTATGGCCCTGGAAGCGCAGGCCAACATCGACGCCGCGCTCAACCACTACATCAAGGCCCAGCAGCAAGCTCGATCGATGGGGCATCGTGAGATGATCAGTCTGAGCACCATCAGCATCGTCAAACTCAAGCTGATCCTCGGCGACTTCGACGACGCGCGCGAAGAAATCCCCGAAGCCACCCGGCAGGCCGAGCGCACCGGACATGCCTACGCCAATATGTTTGCCCTCCTGGGCACCGCCCTGCTCGCCCACATCGATCAGGACAGCCCGCTGCTTCGCGAAGCGCTCGCACGCCTCCGCCCTTATATCCACGTCCCCCACGCCCCCGACCTGCGCCTGGACCAGCGTCTCGGAGGCATGCAGCGCCTGCTCGACACCCTTCCGGAGACTCTCGAACGTCAGCAGCTTCGCCGCGCGCTCACCGAGATCATCGCCTCACTGAGCACCCGCTGA
- a CDS encoding tryptophan 2,3-dioxygenase, with product MSDEKTRSGCPFTGGTSGGDDLPPAGERLTYNSYLKVPQLLELQNFESSPPAHDELLFIIIHQAYELWFKLILFELDQVAEEMDNGEVYEAWRLLQRVLQIEKLLVQQIHVLETMTPSDFLKFRQALNPASGFQSIQFREVEFLTGIRDTSVMRHIDQTDQDHRRLNARLAEPSLRTRFYQLLQREGFDVAIPEEGEVLEGERREQTMAALEPLYREPKERFHLYTLAESLVEHDQNILLWRFHHVRVVERLIGTKPGTGGSSGVEYLSSTLKKRAYPILWEVRGQLYDDGMYGMK from the coding sequence ATGAGCGACGAGAAGACCCGCAGCGGCTGCCCTTTTACCGGGGGCACCTCCGGCGGCGATGACCTCCCCCCGGCCGGGGAGCGTCTGACCTACAACTCTTATCTGAAAGTGCCGCAGCTTCTGGAGCTGCAGAACTTTGAGTCGAGTCCGCCGGCGCACGACGAGCTCCTCTTTATCATCATTCACCAGGCCTACGAGCTCTGGTTCAAGCTCATCCTCTTTGAGCTCGATCAGGTGGCCGAGGAGATGGATAATGGCGAGGTCTACGAGGCCTGGCGGCTTCTGCAGCGGGTGTTGCAGATTGAGAAGTTGCTCGTGCAGCAGATCCACGTGCTGGAGACGATGACGCCGAGCGATTTTTTGAAGTTTCGCCAGGCGCTTAATCCGGCCAGCGGGTTTCAGTCGATTCAGTTTCGGGAGGTCGAGTTTTTGACGGGGATCCGGGACACCTCGGTGATGCGGCATATCGATCAGACCGACCAGGATCATCGTCGGCTCAATGCGCGGCTGGCGGAGCCTTCGCTGCGTACGCGCTTCTATCAGCTCTTGCAGCGGGAGGGCTTCGATGTGGCGATCCCCGAGGAGGGGGAGGTGTTGGAGGGAGAGCGCCGCGAGCAGACGATGGCGGCGCTCGAGCCGCTTTACCGCGAGCCCAAAGAGCGCTTTCACCTCTACACGCTGGCCGAGTCGCTGGTGGAGCACGATCAGAACATTCTGCTGTGGCGTTTTCACCACGTGCGTGTGGTCGAGCGTCTTATCGGCACAAAGCCGGGTACGGGAGGCTCCAGTGGGGTGGAGTATCTGAGCTCGACGCTCAAGAAGCGCGCCTACCCGATCTTGTGGGAGGTTCGGGGGCAGCTTTACGACGATGGCATGTACGGGATGAAGTGA